From Nicotiana tabacum cultivar K326 chromosome 15, ASM71507v2, whole genome shotgun sequence, the proteins below share one genomic window:
- the LOC107823955 gene encoding uncharacterized protein LOC107823955, which yields MKKMTNQHFVTSSATFSYFFILFFFCISLSPRKAVLVNSLSSDGQVLLSLLKAADPYAKSSSSVLSSWNTSSSTPCSWQGISCSPQQRVISVSLPNTFLNLSYLPFELSSLSSLQLLNLSSTNISGTIPPSFGSFTHLRLLDLSSNSFTGPIPSELGGLTSLQFLFLNSNRLTSKIPQQLANLSFLEILCLQDNLLNGSIPSQLGSLVSLQQFRIGGNPQLSGDIPAQLGRLTNLTTFGVAATGLSGVIPRTFGNLINLQTLAIYDTEVFGSIPPELGMCSELRNLYLHMNKLTGPIPPQLGKLQKLTSLLLWGNSLTGPVPAELSNCSSLVVLDVSANDLSGEIPGDLGKLEVLEQLHLSDNALTGAIPMQLSNCSSLTALQLDKNQLSRTIPWQVGNLKYLQSFLLWGNSVSGTIPAAFGNCTDLYSLDLSRNNLTGSIPEEIFSLKKLSRLLLLGNSLTGSLPRSVAQCQSLVRLRLGENQFSGPIPKEIGQLQNLVFLDLYMNHFSGELPSEVSNITVLELLDVHNNYLTGEIPSPLGELVNLEQLDLSENSFTGAIPGSFGNLSYLNKLILSNNLLTGPIPKSFSNLQKLTLLDLSSNSLSGAISPEIGYMTSLTISLDLSSNRFAGKLPETLSGLTRLQSLDISHNMLNGNIAILSSLTSLTTLNVSYNNFSGPIPVTPFFRTLTSNSFLDNLHLCESIDGSACSAHITGRTGLKSVKTIALVAVIAISVTIAVVATWFFVTRKWRYEFEKSSGMSASAVGAEDFSYPWTFIPFQKANFNIDNILDCLKDENIIGKGCSGVVYRAEMPNGELIAVKKLWKTKNDEEPIDSFAAEIQILGHIRHRNIVKLLGYCSNKSVKLLLYNYISNGNLQQLLQSNRNLDWEIRYKIAVGSAQGLAYLHHYCVPAILHRDVKCNNILLDSKFEAYLADFGLAKLMNSPNYHQAMSRVAGSYGYIAPEYGYTVNITEKSDVYSYGVVLLEILSGRSAIEPQIGDGLHIVEWVKKKMGSFEPAVTILDSKLQGLPDQMVQEMLQTLGIAMFCVNSSPSERPTMKEVVALLMEVKTPPEEFGKTSQPLINQSTQS from the exons atgaagaagatgacAAACCAGCATTTTGTTACCTCTTCAGcaactttttcatattttttcattcttttcttcttctgtaTAAGTTTGAGTCCAAGAAAAGCTGTATTAGTGAACTCTCTCTCCTCTGATGGACAAGTTTTGCTCTCTCTTCTCAAAGCAGCTGACCCTTATGCTAAATCATCATCCTCTGTACTTTCTTCTTGGAATACTTCAAGTTCAACTCCATGTTCTTGGCAAGGCATTTCTTGTTCTCCTCAACAAAGAGTTATTTCAGTTTCTCTTCCAAATACATTTCTTAATCTATCTTATTTACCCTTTGAACTCTCTTCCCTTTCATCCCTTCAGCTTCTCAATCTCTCTTCTACAAATATCTCAGGCACAATCCCTCCATCCTTTGGTTCATTTACTCATCTTAGGCTTCTGGACCTTTCTTCCAACTCTTTTACAGGGCCTATTCCCTCTGAACTTGGTGGGCTTACTTCACTTCAATTCCTGTTCTTGAATTCAAATAGATTAACTAGTAAAATCCCACAACAACTTGCCAATCTTTCTTTTCTAGAAATCCTCTGCCTCCAAGATAATCTCCTTAACGGGTCGATTCCTTCTCAATTAGGCTCCTTGGTGTCACTTCAGCAATTCAGGATTGGAGGAAATCCACAGTTAAGTGGCGATATACCAGCACAATTAGGCCGACTCACCAATCTCACGACGTTTGGTGTCGCGGCCACCGGGCTTTCTGGGGTTATTCCACGCACATTTGGTAATTTGATTAATCTCCAAACTCTGGCAATATATGATACTGAAGTCTTTGGTTCAATACCACCTGAACTTGGGATGTGTTCAGAGCTTAGGAACTTGTATTTGCACATGAATAAGCTCACTGGTCCAATACCTCCTCAGTTGGGCAAGTTACAAAAGCTTACTAGCTTACTTTTATGGGGAAATTCGCTTACTGGCCCTGTTCCGGCTGAGCTTTCAAACTGTTCATCTCTTGTAGTACTTGATGTTTCTGCAAATGATTTATCTGGTGAAATTCCGGGTGATTTGGGAAAGCTAGAGGTTCTTGAACAGCTTCATTTATCGGATAATGCACTTACTGGTGCTATTCCAATGCAGTTGAGTAATTGTAGTAGCTTAACAGCTCTTCAGCTTGATAAGAACCAATTATCAAGGACTATTCCTTGGCAAGTTGGGAACTTGAAGTACTTGCAGAGTTTCTTATTGTGGGGGAATTCGGTTTCAGGAACCATTCCTGCTGCTTTTGGGAACTGTACTGACCTGTATTCACTTGACCTGTCAAGGAACAATCTCACTGGTTCAATACCTGAAGAGATATTCAGTTTGAAGAAGCTGAGTAGGTTGTTGCTTCTTGGAAATTCGTTAACGGGAAGTTTGCCTCGAAGTGTGGCACAATGCCAGTCTCTGGTGAGGTTGAGGCTCGGTGAAAACCAATTTTCTGGACCAATACCGAAGGAGATAGGACAGCTGCAGAATCTTGTGTTTCTTGATTTATACATGAACCATTTCTCTGGTGAATTACCTTCTGAAGTTTCCAACATTACGGTTCTTGAACTGTTGGATGTGCATAACAATTACCTAACCGGGGAAATACCATCACCGTTGGGAGAGCTAGTGAATTTAGAGCAGCTTGATCTCAGTGAGAACAGCTTCACTGGTGCAATTCCAGGGAGTTTTGGTAATCTCAGTTACTTGAACAAACTTATTCTCAGCAATAATCTGCTTACCGGTCCAATTCCAAAGTCATTTAGCAACTTGCAGAAGTTAACTCTACTTGATTTGAGCTCCAATAGTTTATCTGGTGCAATTTCACCTGAGATTGGTTATATGACAAGCTTAACAATCAGTTTGGATTTGAGCTCAAACCGTTTCGCAGGCAAACTCCCTGAAACGTTATCCGGATTGACACGGTTGCAATCTCTTGATATTTCTCACAATATGCTGAATGGAAACATCGCGATTCTAAGCTCTCTGACCAGTCTCACTACTTTAAATGTATCTTACAATAATTTCTCAGGGCCTATTCCTGTAACGCCATTCTTTAGAACACTCACATCAAACTCTTTTCTTGATAATTTACACCTTTGTGAATCAATTGATGGCTCTGCTTGTTCTGCTCATATAACTGGAAGGACCGGATTGAAGTCTGTAAAAACCATAGCTTTGGTTGCAGTGATTGCGATATCTGTTACCATAGCTGTCGTGGCAACGTGGTTTTTTGTGACAAGGAAGTGGAGATATGAATTTGAGAAATCCTCAGGCATGTCAGCCTCTGCAGTAGGGGCAGAAGATTTTTCCTATCCGTGGACTTTCATCCCCTTTCAAAAGGCCAATTTCAACATTGACAACATCTTGGATTGCTTGAAAGACGAAAACATAATTGGGAAAGGTTGTTCGGGAGTTGTTTATAGAGCAGAAATGCCAAATGGCGAGTTGATTGCAGTGAAGAAACTCTGGAAAACAAAAAATGATGAGGAACCGATAGATTCTTTCGCGGCTGAAATTCAAATTCTCGGTCACATAAGGCATCGCAACATAGTGAAGCTCCTTGGATATTGTTCAAACAAGAGTGTTAAGCTTCTCCTTTACAACTACATTTCAAATGGTAATCTTCAACAGCTCTTGCAAAGTAACAGGAACTTGGATTGGGAAATCAGGTACAAGATTGCAGTTGGATCAGCTCAAGGACTTGCTTATCTTCACCATTACTGTGTGCCAGCAATTCTTCATAGAGATGTCAAGTGCAACAACATACTCCTTGACTCCAAATTTGAGGCTTATTTAGCAGATTTTGGACTTGCAAAGCTTATGAATTCTCCAAATTATCATCAAGCGATGTCCAGAGTAGCAGGATCCTATGGGTATATAGCTCCAG AATATGGATATACAGTGAATATAACAGAAAAAAGCGATGTCTACAGCTATGGAGTGGTGTTGCTGGAAATATTGAGTGGACGTAGCGCGATTGAGCCTCAGATTGGTGATGGACTACACATTGTTGAGTGGGTAAAGAAGAAGATGGGAAGCTTTGAACCAGCTGTTACGATTTTGGATTCCAAGCTACAGGGTTTACCGGATCAAATGGTACAAGAAATGCTACAAACACTTGGAATAGCTATGTTCTGTGTGAATTCATCACCAAGTGAAAGGCCAACCATGAAAGAAGTGGTGGCACTTCTAATGGAAGTGAAGACCCCACCTGAAGAATTTGGAAAAACTTCTCAGCCTTTAATAAATCAGTCAACTCAAAGTTGA